The DNA segment TTAGTGCCGATAATAAATCTGATCGCGTTCCAAGACTATATTGAAATTGAATTACCGGGTTTAGATAATATGCTACAAgacagttccttggcctctgccctttagccttgtctcgatacttggagtttgcctctgcatgctgcacctcctcggcctctttcacaaccaagcgctctctctccatgagagcaagggatcgatgacttcacggaagtcccgcctctacggtactatGGCGCTACcatacccatggccctactatccgttgcctgacATCTGCATCTCTTTCTTCAtgatcggtagatctgcctctgAGGCACTGTGGTACTCCTTCGAGTGCATCTCCATTCTAAcatatgcttgattttgggtagctaagtccctctggactcatcgtcgcttcctcgcccctttcgaccccctgcttcaaaacctctgtattctccaagcagttcccctttggtcaatggaaagacagactttAACTCCTATACATGGCTTTTGCTATcatgttgtagagtttgcaccgattttgttctccttagcttccttggtagcaacgttcacttactcgaccttgtcctctgacttgttgggctcccttaagcgaatataggctctggagcaatccaactctccagctacttcgatcatacctctgcatgatcaagtccctcccataggactcactggtacttgcattcgaacttttccctcggtggtacatagcccccatatgttgatgactaaggctttcattcgatgcaaaattcgatgtacgTACGGTagacccgcctctatggtaccatggccttcactatttgaatccatagcccttcttactatcgtgttgttcaccgaagtagagctcccagtagctcccgatcataccttcgtatgatataATTCCTCACCGGGCTACAatctgtgtgtatcgcattgtcacgaactattccactatgatccgctgtaccatgtcacctcctgatgacatctctattgcattctgattattgtaggatgaactcggattgcgatccctccatgtgtggcctctgccaacatatcgtagggcctcttccacctttgattgtattcgctcctttggcaatcgacctttatccacccgCTCTTAGgtaacacctagatgaagcaccgctctaggacagtccgtcgcctagtagcccccgaagtctaccgacttcgttgaaaatggtgcaccattgtttggatcctgggcctctaccccctataagcacaatctccgttgcgcaccgcttccttcatggcaacttgaatggcagcactacgacatattcttcaagagtacccgcctccgcgtccgcTTGCactgtgccaaggccttctgatcccaacttcgcctccgtaagttgCGTCGCCTCatttcctccgtcaaatgcttctctgaggtaAAGtgtatgtgcctcgaagctccctttgtctttggcactatgcaggATGAGCCcgttccatcagaatgaaggacccgtggaacgacatgatctttctcttgcctctgcaagagttcacgtccttgacctctgtccaaggaaagctctgtgcctccgctccatgttttaTCTTCTATGCCGGCTCCCTTCATGTGACATGGgtgcttcgccaagttacaccccagttgctccgctcctcattcattgagttgatggtggctctcgcgcccaccattccacgggtcagccctccattgagtccgatcttcatatcgactccaagtgtgccttcatttgtgttgccttaggtcgctcccccacttgatctcgcaatgcacccACCAAtatattctctcaagcgagatcatgcgacgactcatcGCCACTCACTCGgtctattgagcttcgtggaattgttgtttttgaggtactcctcaacatgtgcggtatgTTGCACGTGATTCTCtctctagagagccgagacttatccctcctgggtatctatcccgttggaataacatctctcttcgtttccttccctctgaaagcttcggagaccaccatccccttggactactccgacttgctaaacaaactgtgcattgttctgccttctgcaaacgcacttgctagattgcgactccacgtcaatacagcccccgctgcaccactcaaggcctagcaacatgctgaactcgctgcacacttcagtctcctacggacgtatccttctcatgccgaagagaacgtttcaatgctccatggcgccaagtttcggtcgccttgggatggccgcgaacattccatcgtccgcatagaagcccttgcatgagtattgaattcttcgagttagcaattcccctcacctctatgagctttacacaactctttcggtcgctgagcaacccattccactttgcatggtctcatcctttactaagcgcctcACTCGTCTtgaacaccatcaagtatagttgtcaacgtcgagccgcagctcgaactcagccatcccaacctttgtgggcTATGCATTCTTCTAAGTTTACTTGTTCTCGTGGtatctcttgcgcgaagggttggctattcctctgaatgccaatctcatatgcctactcctccgagcgactccttttccctacatctccatacccgttttcccccaaacggtcgtgcgtgctGACTGCCCTAAATGCAACCCAGCTAGATCCCCCATGTTTGCATACCAAGcgtttttatgagtgcttatccTGTTCtgttaccatctgtcacggacttagttagttttgcctaagtcatgcggcacccttgcgtgtccgtccgcaaaggtcggcCTCTCTAAAACCTCCCATggccccttaggacctacaaaagagaaaataggttaggaaaagcacctcactcgggatccacaagcaaacatttcaaaaaacagtacatagacaatgtaaattacaaatagactttacaagttctgaatggttgcacaacaaagggttaaaatggtccactacagatcgaatatctctcacaattgtccatatgacacaacctttatttacaagcctaaaacgactatcaaacccaactaaaatggggttgttaagccttcgaccgtccctctacatgttgtgcaaagcatgaacataccaaaagatatggacatacataagcattacatcaaacatcctatttagaattttgtccgtgacactatGGAGAAAGGTGGGGAAGAAGAGGGTGGCGATAGTAGAGGAAGCTTCGAACAAAGGTAGTGGCGGCAAAGGAAGCTTCAGACAAAGGTGACAGTGGCAGAGGAAGCTTCGGACGAAGGCATCGACAGTAGAGGGAACTTCAAATGAAGGCGTCAGCTGTAGAGGGAGCTGCGTGTGAAGGTAGAGGGAGCTTCGAACGAAAGCAATGGTGGTGGAGGGAGTTATGCATGAAGGCAATGGCAGTGGAGGGAGTTGCACACGAAAGCAATAGCGACGAAAGTAAGGTTTAGGGTTTCAAAGTTGGGTCGAGCAtgcggggggagggggggtgtggTTTAATGTTAGGGCTCTTCTCTTTAGTCGGTTCAATTAAACGCATGAACCTATTAAATCGAACCAGGCTCTAGCACATGTCACTTTCACTCAGGCACTTGCTAGAGGCGCTTTGAGCTTGGGCTCAAGCGAGCGCCCAAGTGGCGCTTCAATGAAGCGTGTTGCCCTGGAGTTGTGTGAGGCACTCGGGTCTCGCCTTGCCTCCCATGAGTGCCTAGGCGAGTGCTAAAGCACCTATTAAAAACACTGGGAAGCCTCCAAACTGAAGGCTATGTAATCTAGAATGATAATGACACTCTTTAAACCATTTGTAGGAATTAAATGCACAATGATAATTTAACAATGCTTGGCTCTGAAGCTCTCAATCAGACTTCTTTTCGGATGCTAGACTCATGAAACATTAACTATTGCTTCTTAGTAAAGGCAAACAAGAAACAACCTAAGGGAAATGCAGGATCCGGAGAAGGTCAATAGAAGCAGCTTTGCCTCTGCAGTAAAAATACTTCAATCACCTACTAACCTAGGTAGAATAGGATCGACCTTATCATAAACAAGAAACAACCTATTGGTAGAAACATGCTGAAATTTGAATTGCATTGTTTCAAGAACTTATAACTTTTAAACAGCTGCCATACTTGAATATGGACCTGGCCAATAAATAAAGAAGATTATATTCTAAAGATTTAGCTTAAATAAGATAAGATGGGAACTTACATCACCAGTGTGAAGCTCAGCCAGGATGCAACCAAGAGACCATATATCAATCTTTTGATCATAGGGGAGTCCTAGAATAACTTCAGGGGCCCTATAAGAACGAGACTGGACATATAAGAATAAGTTGTCTGTCTCAAAGCAACTGCTTCCAAGGTCAATAACCTTAATTTCACATCTGCTATAGCTCTTGATAAGAATATTCTCAGGTTTCAAATCACAATGAATTATCCTTAAATGATGCAGGAACTCCAATGCCTCCAGACATTGTCGAGCTATAGCCTGCAAGAGGAGGATAATATATTTAATCCAATATCAATGAAATAAATAACAATTATTAACATCACAATTTCTTCCTACCAATAGGAACAAGAGAAATTTAAAATGAGAAGGCAATCACTGACACAAGAGAGAGAGGTGTTTTGAGAAACAAGAGTTTAATCTTCAATGAAATTTTCCCATGAAAGGGCTTGCATGATATGGATCTTAATGACAAGATTTAAGTGTGTGCATTCTATTGAAAGAAATCCATTTTGGTACAAGACCAGAAATACGATGCAAACTCCCTTGACAGTACACTGTGTGCTTTCTTTGTCATTCCTTATACCAATCATAGTTCCCTAATTGCGACTAAATACCATACTTCTTTTCATGAATTACAATGAGTCAATGATATACCTGTATTCTGGGCAATGTATAATACTCTTCATCGCCAGATTCACGATTATATTTCTGAAATTCATACAGGTTGGATCGGAGCAATTCTGTGACAATGAAAAGATGTTCCTGTAACATTTAATTATTGATGTCAGTACACTTTCTCTATCAACTAGAATTAGTGTATCACAATGATATGTTTGCTTCCCAAGGTTATAACCAATTTTAAAAAAGAACACGTATATACAGAATGTGAAGAAAAACCAGAACCAACTCATAAATGTgaaaattttattgataaaaatttcAGATATTTGAGTACCAATTTGGAAAGCATATGAAAGAAATTACATAATGAATTCAAAGCAGTCTAGGAGAGAAGTTCTTCCCTGACCACTCAATGAAAATTAATATTGCTATCTTTAAAGTCCAAAGACTCAAAAGTCAATAAATTCATCCAAatccatatcaaaatatataAGTATTAGTTTCATATGATGGTGCAGTAATATGGACTGCATCAATGAGATTTGCACCAGTTCTTGGAAAAATTAGATATCCTGTTGAATCCTTGAAAGGAATGAATTGATGTTAGGGCATGGTATCCTTTGGATTCTAGCAACAGAACCTTAGTTTACTCGATGATCATTGAGGTCCTTTGTGGAGATTATCCTTAATGGTCTTCTTCTGTACTGGATAATGGGATAAAGTAAATGGTCAGTGGGATCTCATTGTCACAAGAGCTTGTCATTTTGAAAATTCTATGTTTCAGGTTTACATTAAGAATCTAGATTCTCAAAAAATACAAGCATTTATCATGCTTGCTCTATCATGACCTGGCTCGATAAACCGACCAGCCTAATAACTTAGAGGTCTAGAACCATAAATATATGTTTTAGTCCAAGTTATTAGTGGTAGACCTATTTAACCATATGTACCATGCGACATTCTTCGTTGAACTTTTGATGTGAGACCAATCAAGAAGTTACAATTTCCCATGATCATATATTTGACATCCACATCAAGGTCCAAGGTCCAAGGTCCAAAACATTTTCCAGAATCATTCCCTAGTAAGAAGTATGTATGGCATGTAGTCCACTACACAGGTGGTTCAACTCAATGTGCTTCTTGCACCATTGATAGGTAAGCTTTCATATTTGGGCCTGTAAACCATGCATATTCAGTTCTATGAATTAACAATTTACGTGAAGTAAGATATGCAACGACAGTCCATAATGGTTTGCAACTCAGATCAGGTTAGAACATCCACGATAACTGACTAATGTAACTGTAAAAGAAACTTCATCATTATCTAGataggaatatgaacaaatgattTTTATTGAGTGAGATGTGAATATGATAGCCATAAGGAACAAGGAAAAACAAGAGTTTGATGGCAAGCTGGAGATAAAATATAAAACCAGATAATACATACCTGATGATAGAAGTAGTCAGAAAGGCGCAATAAGTGGTGCTCATCAGAAGGGTCATGTTTATTAACATGCTTGAGGAGTTTAATCTCATCCAAACTCTGGTCAAAAAAATCCTTATCATTCTTTATTATTTTAAGGCACACATCCATTCCTGTGTGGAGATCATGTGCCTGAACAACTTTGCTAAATGCAGCTGAACCAAGATACTCTGTGACATAATATCTGCCTGCCACAACTGACTTCAAAACAATTGGAAAATCTTTATTTTCCTCATAGCCGGTCCTGTAGTTGATCACCTAAGAATATCAGCACAAtagttttttctttatttgttcgcTATGTTATGCCAAAATTTGTAGGAAGAAAATGTGATTCTTAACCTGTTTTTACGATGAATTATTCTCAAGTCGAAAACTTCCAGCTCATCCTCACAAGTACTGTAAAGATGAACGTCATCGTTaatatcatcctctcctttaagGTCAGCGGTTCCACTGTCTTGGAATTCTCTATCAATTGTTCCACAATCATTGAATCCACAGGCATCATTAGCACCTTGTTTGAAAGCTTTCTCTTCAAATGGTGGTGTACTGTAATTTCTTTTTTGTAGCACCTCCTCATCCGTCTCATTGACAAAAATTACTTCTTTATTGTATGAATCTCCCTTGGGATCTTTATTGCATATAAGATTACAGTCTGCATTCAGAAACAAACTTTCATGATGATTAGAACTGCAAAAACCAACAAGTTCACATGGAACAAAAAAAACAATAGCACTCATGCTCtgattgtgtttagatataaTGCAAGAGATCTTAATAGAAGTTCTCACAAGACAAACAGTATAGTGTTTTTAGGATATTTTTTGGTAGAcatgcagcaaaactgggtacatATAAGCATTAAACAGTAACATCCTCACTAATCTGTCATGCAGGATGAACCTCTTGAAAAATTTGTATTCAGGAATTGGAAAATGAAACATAAGCAAAGCCAATGCTCATGTCCATGAGATTCTAGATATGCGTGCGCTGTCACATTAGAAAAGTGAAACGAAGGCACAACATAATGTACAAGGAGACAGTGAAACAAAAGTTTTTTATGATTGAATCCTTTCAATAAActgcaaatgaagcaaaaaataaAGCTGAATTGGAGCTCTCATCAGAAATTAATTGTCACATATGCATAAATCAAGTCATAAGCATATTAAATTTACCAAAAAAGAATATAGGCAATAAATAAGAAACTCACTTGTGGAATCGATACTAGCATTAACTACATTATTATCAAGCATCCGCAGTTCCTTCTCCGGTAAACCCAATTCGGGGCTTTCCTTCTCTTCAGGTTGGATTCTGTCATGAAAGAGATCACTTGCAGAAACAATAGTCACAGTCTGCTCAGATACCCTTCTCAATTGAAACTCATCCTCCCCAAATTCATCCAACCTCTCCGTCTGGTCATCTAATATCTGATAGCGGCCATAAACAGCTGAACTCGAGCTCCTAATCATTTCCGCAACCTCGTCATTGTCATGCATCTTCGATCCACGGCAGCAATCGCAAATAGGGAACGGAGAGCTGTAAATCTCAGCACATCCTTCGCAACCATCATCATCATGCTCATACCTATGATCATTCGCTGAAAAATCAAGATTGTCTCGCTTCCTCAACTGCTCCTCCCCCTCTGTGGACATGATGAATTTGTCCTCACTACGCAATCTGCCAGAGTCGGTCCTCACAAAGAAATGATCATTGCGAGATCCTCCATACTGGTCATCATACCAGTAGCTATTATACTCTCGGGCAGTCCCAAATTCTGAGTGCATATCGGTTGACTCGTCATCCGATCTTGCTCGACCTGGTGACCAGACTCCATAGGGATTGAGAAGCTCTGTTCCAGGAAATCTAAGTGAGAAGGAATCACAACTCAATTCAAGATTTGATCTATAGCTACTCGTTTAACAAAAAGATGCATTTTTCCCTTAGAAAACTGAAAATTTCATCTAAAGTTTAGGATAAGCGTACAAATCAGCTCGGCTTTCCCAATGGCACTTCATTCACATTTGACGTTTAAATACTCATTTGTCGAAAAAGAAGCGTTTTTTATCCTTTCAGGAAACGATAAATTCTTTATAAGCGATTCGACTCTCTAATCGAGAGGTCATCAAAAGCAGCGCATTAGTCACAGCAAATCGGTTTCCGTGAGCAAGCAAAGGGAGACGTCGGGTGCCGAGATCAAGAAACAACCATAGTCCAGGATCCCTGGATCGCGTACCAGATGGGGAAGAGCCGAGGCTGAGGAACGCATCCGAGGAGCTGGAGGCGGCGCTGGGCAGCGCGTCCTCGCCCCCTCCACCACGGGACGGCGGCGGAAGCCTTAGTGGCGGGAGCGCGGATCCGACGTCGAGGTCGAGATCGAGGTTGAGGTCGCCCGCGGCGTCGCCGGGGGAGCGGCTCGAGAGGAGGTCGTCGCgcagggcggcggcggcggcggagaagcCGCGCGCCGTGAGGAAGGCGATCACATCCTCCACCCGCGGCGCCGCCATGGACCATAGGATTCGAAGCAGCAGGCTGCCTTCGACGGGGGAGGAGAGAGCGGAGAAAGATGGAAGGCGGGATCGTGTTCTCGCCACGCTGCAGTGAACCCATCTTTCACTATCGACCTCCATCCCCACATAACCTCATCAAAAATGAGGCACTGCCACGAACGAATTGTAGGATGTACCAGCACAACTAGCATTGCATCGGATCCACCTTCGTTAAGTTGGTCCACGTGCGATGCGACGCCTAACGGATTGGGTCAGGTCGTATCTGTTCTCTGAGCTAAAATTATAACGTACATGCGTAACGACATACCCGCTCGGTCGTATGCATTAGAGACGATGACTGTGGTCAGTCCAGCGAGTAAGCACACGGGTATAGAATCAAACGTGAGTTAGAATTGGGAAAGGGAAGCGGAGCTTTTCCGAGCCGTTGATACTTTGCTTTCCCTCTCTGATGCCCGCCGGTCCTCCCCTTGTGGTCCGGTCACCGCCCGGTGCGTCACGCAACCCACGCCGTAAAATATTTGTAGTTTGGCATGTGCACATAAATTCATCAATTTAAAAAGAATGTTATCCTAATTTCTATTAGTGCTCTCTCCATAAGCGAGAGTGCTTATAAGACAGGAAATGGAATAAAATAGGGTTTCAATTCCATGTATAAGAGGGACCATGAAACTTTAGCTTTTCACAAAGAGGAGATAAAGTAAGGTTAGGTTCACCGCCTTGTTGTGAGGTGACCGGACCCAGGTTCTCAaactaaaataattcaaaatttggtGATAATAATTCAAATATGCTCCTCtgacatattctttggaaggttccaACTTTATTCACATAATTTATGACTAGTGTTTTATAGTCTCGAAAAGGACAATAATAGACCTCCACTTTTCATAAATCTAACACGTTCTGGCTGGCATTTTACTATTCTGAAACTTTGTTTGGTGTGATTCTTTGACACTAATCAGCCTTTTCATTTCAAAGTGGATGTAACATATTACCAAACAATCAAAGGATATAACAGAGTTCTTCACCCAATATATTGCTTTGTCTCATTCTGAAAGATCTCAAGAACTATCTAAAGCAAAATGCAAGGAACTAGGAAACTGTTGGTTTGATTGAGTTTCTTAGGCAGCATAATAATCCAACTCTGATCTGATACATTATACTGAACCTGATTCAGATTGGTCTACCATACCAAGTCAAACCTTACTACATGAACAAATTGTCAGATTGCATGTGAGTCAAGAAATCTGAACCAACCAAATTTAAGTGGTAGGTTTTGTTTTGGCAGTCTGTCAACTTTCAGCTGCTTTTCCTGGGAATCGTACTTAGAATATACTCATACGAGGAAGTCTCATCTTATACACTACCCTACAATGTCCGTCATAATCAAAGATCTAACTTGCTACCAATGGAGACATTGACTTCAGATCTGCCAAGCATACCAGTATCCTAGAAAGCACAAAAGCTTGAAGAATGGCTGCCTTTAAGGGATGAGCCTAAACCTGTTGATGGAGCTGTACTACCATGGAAGCATTTCCTGCAAGGAAGCAGATTCAAATTCTGTGGGTCATTCTGTTGGATTGCATACCGGGAGAAGTGATTCAGAATTAGATGAACTAACCAGAAAGAGACGCAGACCCAACTCCAAAAGTTTCATATGAGAGCTTCTGCTTCAAACTTCAGCAGCAGGTTGTTTAAGGATTAATTCCATGCACCTGATTTGATAAATAGATATCTGCATAGTTCCACATGCTGGGTTATATGTTATGATCGAAGCTATATAAGCATCAATGTGGTACAATATATGGTCTTGGAAGTAAAAAAGTTCAGTGCTTTATAAGGAAAAGTAATATGGTCTGATTTAGCATATATCGCAGCAAAAATCCAAAGTGAAGAGTTAAAGATGACAGGATTCATCTTCCGAGCCAATCCATGATCATCACTGTGCATCTGGATTACTTCAAGCCCCCCATTAACAATTGTATATCCGTCGGGTCCTTTTAAATCAATCCATTTTTTTATCCAGTTGCCATGAAGCTTTCCTCCAACCTGTTCCAGTTTTCATCGTTGCCATGATTATCCCGTCCTACAATCACATAAATACTCTAGCATGAATGTGATGGAGAGAATGAAGATGTAGTAACCAGAGATAGTTGAGATAGCTACCTTGTCAGTGTCAGCTTCTCGTGAGATGTCATTTGCAGCATCCATGCTATCAGGAGCAGTTCCATCTTCAGCTAAGGCCTCACAAAGTTTCCTCAGGTTCAATCAAGCCATTCCCATCTTTATCAAAGTAGGAGAATGCTCTTCTGAGATGCCCATCATTTCCCATTTCAACCTATTAAGAAGTGTATCAGATAAAACAAAATGAACCAACCTGCTTGGTGCATGGTTTACATGAACACTTATCATTAAGCAGGTTTCACAAGTAAAGAGTGCAGCCTATAATATTATTTCCTTGTCCAATCCATGAATCTGCTGAAGCTCTCTCCAAAATTTTAAACAATCACAAACGTGTCAAGCAGATTCTGGAATCCAATACACATTTTCCTTGATCCTATGGAGGACTTTGAACCTCTCTTTCTTTTCAAATGGACCAATGCTGGTATCACCAAGATCTTTGGGTAAGAACGGTATGACGGTCATAGAAAGTAAACCACTCCTAACATTTAAGAAAGATTTACATAAAAGGCCACTTCCAACATTATTAACAATGCAAGACTGACTTAAACAAGACCTATATAACATTTATAAACTTGTGCATCTTTCACCATGGTGAACAATATGTATACTCAATCTACCTTAAAATAGAAAAGGAACCCAAAGATCTCTTAAACATTTTGAGATTAATATGATATTCAAAAACCATTGTTCAGAAGAATGAGATAAATTATGCTACAGGAATCTTAATCCTCCAATACTTGAAATCTGGTGCTTACTGAACATTTGTCTAATGCCCAACCCTTATGCTTTAACTCCCATCATCACATCCCTTGCAGTCTAATGGCATCTGCTACGCTCGATACTCTTTCACATAACTCTCTTGCTTGAGCTTCCTTAAGCATCCAAGAAGTTCAAGGTGCCAAAACCTTCTCCTTAATAGAGTTTGCTCATCCCCCTTCCATAGTTCCTCAGCATTTATCTTATTTTCTGCCTTCTCTCCGCTGTTGCTCTTATCCAGAGGAAAACTGTGGCTTCTCGCAAAATATATCGTTTGGTTGTAAGGGTGATGAATTGTGAACAAAGCTCAATCTACCTTATACCTTATAGGACTGAAACTACAAAGGTGGCCCTTTTTAGTATTCTTAACCTTTTTAAATCTCATTGAACCTGCTAAAACCAATACAGAAATGATATAAATTATGATAGCAGTGACACTAGAGCAAACCCTTAATAATCAACAAAAAGATGACAATTAAATTGACACTATAATTTTGGTAGACTTCTTCTCGGTTATTATCATTTATTGTAGCTCAGATAATGTTCAAGCAATTTATACAACAATGGCAAGGTCAAGTGATAGGTTTTGGTTACtagtgttagcataaaatctataattatacTATTGTAATGtggaaataattttttatgtcaggattgaaatcaaataaaattagatctaacaatattacgatgcgaACATTTTGATGCCATTGAAAAGAAGATTTTTGTATGATCTACAAAGGCATTGTCTTTAGATCTAAGATCGCTATGAATCCGCAAAGAGAACTAGACACTCCTCTCTTCCTATACTTTCACAGGACTatttagattgatggattagggagatTGAGAGGAAAAACTTAATCTCTCAACTACATTGAGATGCGTCTCTatagcccctagaggtcctatttatttatgttgaatctaggattttaatgataaaattaattaataaattatttgatctaatctatatgttgagataagtgtgcaggattaactatgatagcagtaagacataaagcatatgttgggcggagtcaaagatcggacgatacgtcgaagattcaaatgatgtgtcggaagtttgccgaaagctctccgagagttcgtcaggagctcgccgagagttcgtcgggagatcgctgagagttcgtcgggagttcgtcagTAGTTAACTGCTGAGAAATTCATCGGAAGTTTGCtgagaagttcgtcagaagtttgccGAGAgatcaattgacataccagatagAGTTTGcttgtttaaatattttaattatcgtagttagatataatttagaattgggaggtaatcccactaactcaattagggccaattgggcctttaacaagACTGAATTAGGCCGGTTGAATAGCCTATTTAGCACCTGAAGTCATGACCGACGGTGGCGccgcttgggactcagtctcccaagtactctaggcagtggtatcgcccagactggaCAGTAGTAccattg comes from the Musa acuminata AAA Group cultivar baxijiao chromosome BXJ1-10, Cavendish_Baxijiao_AAA, whole genome shotgun sequence genome and includes:
- the LOC135595195 gene encoding uncharacterized protein LOC135595195 isoform X2 — protein: MEVDSERWVHCSVARTRSRLPSFSALSSPVEGSLLLRILWSMAAPRVEDVIAFLTARGFSAAAAALRDDLLSSRSPGDAAGDLNLDLDLDVGSALPPLRLPPPSRGGGGEDALPSAASSSSDAFLSLGSSPSELLNPYGVWSPGRARSDDESTDMHSEFGTAREYNSYWYDDQYGGSRNDHFFVRTDSGRLRSEDKFIMSTEGEEQLRKRDNLDFSANDHRYEHDDDGCEGCAEIYSSPFPICDCCRGSKMHDNDEVAEMIRSSSSAVYGRYQILDDQTERLDEFGEDEFQLRRVSEQTVTIVSASDLFHDRIQPEEKESPELGLPEKELRMLDNNVVNASIDSTNCNLICNKDPKGDSYNKEVIFVNETDEEVLQKRNYSTPPFEEKAFKQGANDACGFNDCGTIDREFQDSGTADLKGEDDINDDVHLYSTCEDELEVFDLRIIHRKNRTGYEENKDFPIVLKSVVAGRYYVTEYLGSAAFSKVVQAHDLHTGMDVCLKIIKNDKDFFDQSLDEIKLLKHVNKHDPSDEHHLLRLSDYFYHQEHLFIVTELLRSNLYEFQKYNRESGDEEYYTLPRIQAIARQCLEALEFLHHLRIIHCDLKPENILIKSYSRCEIKVIDLGSSCFETDNLFLYVQSRSYRAPEVILGLPYDQKIDIWSLGCILAELHTGDEGDQVEYLIPEKSSLSHQLQSSDAKFIDFLSYLLQINPRRRPTASEALEHEWLSFSYQ
- the LOC135595195 gene encoding uncharacterized protein LOC135595195 isoform X1, producing MEVDSERWVHCSVARTRSRLPSFSALSSPVEGSLLLRILWSMAAPRVEDVIAFLTARGFSAAAAALRDDLLSSRSPGDAAGDLNLDLDLDVGSALPPLRLPPPSRGGGGEDALPSAASSSSDAFLSLGSSPSELLNPYGVWSPGRARSDDESTDMHSEFGTAREYNSYWYDDQYGGSRNDHFFVRTDSGRLRSEDKFIMSTEGEEQLRKRDNLDFSANDHRYEHDDDGCEGCAEIYSSPFPICDCCRGSKMHDNDEVAEMIRSSSSAVYGRYQILDDQTERLDEFGEDEFQLRRVSEQTVTIVSASDLFHDRIQPEEKESPELGLPEKELRMLDNNVVNASIDSTNCNLICNKDPKGDSYNKEVIFVNETDEEVLQKRNYSTPPFEEKAFKQGANDACGFNDCGTIDREFQDSGTADLKGEDDINDDVHLYSTCEDELEVFDLRIIHRKNRTGYEENKDFPIVLKSVVAGRYYVTEYLGSAAFSKVVQAHDLHTGMDVCLKIIKNDKDFFDQSLDEIKLLKHVNKHDPSDEHHLLRLSDYFYHQEHLFIVTELLRSNLYEFQKYNRESGDEEYYTLPRIQAIARQCLEALEFLHHLRIIHCDLKPENILIKSYSRCEIKVIDLGSSCFETDNLFLYVQSRSYRAPEVILGLPYDQKIDIWSLGCILAELHTGDVLFPNDSVAMILARMIGILGPIDEEMLALGQETSKFFTVNYDLYHRNEEGDQVEYLIPEKSSLSHQLQSSDAKFIDFLSYLLQINPRRRPTASEALEHEWLSFSYQ